From a single Oreochromis niloticus isolate F11D_XX linkage group LG3, O_niloticus_UMD_NMBU, whole genome shotgun sequence genomic region:
- the LOC109202496 gene encoding uncharacterized protein LOC109202496, with translation MMMLMMHGGAVTGVDGVWERTQHTPLWGSDEAEGVSLLLRLMFSRHPDTMKTPCVSLLLGVCVLLLSAPTVSAVSLSVGPNLQQFFRGSLVDLSCVDDGQTADGWTVKRTRGGLTEDCGAAPGFGGLLGSYCVVDLSALSETFWCEDSSGQQSDRVSFSVQSDTTGVILEIPALPVRTGSDVILRCRQRNGATVKAYFFIKGSSVGPKPEHIITNITQADEGLYSCSTDESGKSPQSSLRVRDPPKIIHPPPPHCPPPPSTSTNFAPPVETALTCPPCPPPPPHPSSLVVPVVAGLVSGLLLVLVLGGVLFLCSKLKGGGGADLWSCGGDGCLRRSVCLCFSGLFLLTAAGVCVLLLSALAVPAAPPPSELRLFCHLVVFCPYCISTGLLLSICWSRKNKPAVSMEMTQRDGGDQGLDREYDDVTTEHAFGAAEPVSV, from the exons atgatgatgttgatgatgcATGGGGGTGCAGTCACTGGTGTAGATGGTGTATGGGAGAGGACTCAGCACACACCCCTGTG GGGAAGTGATGAAGCTGAAGGCGTCTCGCTGCTGCTCAGACTGATGTTCAGTCGTCATCCAGACACGATGAAGACTCCGtgtgtctctctgctcctcg gtgtgtgtgtgctgctgctgtctgcaccGACTGTTTCTGCAG tGTCTTTGTCTGTCGGTCCAAACCTTCAGCAGTTCTTCAGAGGATCTTTAGTGGATCTGAGTTGTGTTGATGATGGACAGACAGCTGATGGATGGACAGTGAAGAGGACCAGAGGAGGACTCACTGAGGACTGtggagcagctccaggctttggGGGGCTTCTTGGTTCCTACTGTGTTGTGGATCTTTCTGCTCTCAGTGAAACCTTCTGGTGTGAGGACTCCTCTGGACAGCAGAGTGACAGAGTCTCCTTCAGTGTCCAATCAGACACTACAG GTGTCATCCTGGAGATCCCTGCACTTCCTGtgaggacaggaagtgatgtcattctGCGCTGCAGACAGAGGAATGGTGCCACAGTCAAAGCTTATTTCTTCATCAAAGGAAGTTCTGTTGGTCCTAAACCAGAGCACATCATCACTAACATCACGCAGGCTGATGAAGGTCTCTACTCATGTTCTACTGATGAGAGTGGAAAGTCTCCTCAGAGCTCtctgagggtcagag ATCCTCCCAAAATcatccatcctcctcctcctcactgtcctcctcctccaagCACCTCCACAAACTTTGCTCCTCCTGTAGAAACTGCTCTTACGTGTCCtccctgtcctcctcctcctcctcatccttccTCTCTCGTGGTCCCAGTTGTAGCAGGTCTGGTCTCTGGGCTTCTCCTGGTTCTGGTTCTGGGTGGAGTTCTGTTCCTCTGCAGTAAACTCAAAG GAGGTGGGGGAGCAGACCTGTGGAGCTGTGGAGGTGACGGCTGTCTGAGACGGAGCGTCTGCCTCTGCT TTTCAGGCCTGTTTCTGCTGACTGCTGCAG gtgtgtgtgtgctgctgctgtctgctctgGCTGTTCCTGCAG ctcctcctccctctgaGCTCAGACTCttctgccatctagtggtctTCTGTCCGTACTGCATCTCCACCGGTCTGCTGCTCTCCATCTGCTGGAGCAGGAAGAACAAACCAGCCGTCTCCATGGAGATGACCCAGCGTGATGGAGGAGATCAGGGATTGGACAGAGAGTATGATGATGTCACCACTGAGCATGCCTTCGGAGCTGCGGAGCCTGTTAGTGTTtaa